The Alosa sapidissima isolate fAloSap1 chromosome 8, fAloSap1.pri, whole genome shotgun sequence genome contains a region encoding:
- the LOC121715502 gene encoding uncharacterized protein LOC121715502 has product MERRRGRGRPLGNTARAGGWRLQPSRPNTAPPDGNSGLTSVGPAVSTPEPPRCRAIWTGPALRGGARAVDGRQVLEPGDDQARPPPTLHLYLPCPNEPEGGHERPAEGGQLTEERCPQGEAETNGVADIAARQPQHERNEKSNADNTATKTQGNISTETETHVNSGNTPQEDNIMTATTNDPGNLDHEEGKVSNQLQKIRHVEDDTTCDVADGNQTQEPEDECHQRSHTHPLGGFGSPEMQRSTDDSEQKPTDVLAEHTPEASFDEDEQTGNADNQKRGEGHEDDRTPDVHRSKEDEQSQAPLEEELMTNEKYDGESMLNEENRQWEESDGLRGDIAEKQNISSFANKLRYVWGHKQRMRERGKTTAARSRGFYTRHHLHPGQKHTLQGDNERTQLPTSSLVYPQTVSNTRTSKCIMPSFYATWSGYRVRACGVKQAVWPTAQPPRVTSNVPPWTARDAPWGTTSTTASTSRFQCSRREGIPAEPPLSVRGAGVDVVVPKTKTTKTLVWGPLGPREIKSVWVLQAHNSRWRNSN; this is encoded by the exons atggagaggaggagggggagagggaggccgCTTGGCAACACTGCCAGAGCTGGGGGTTGGAGGCTGCAGCCCAGCAGGCCCAACACTGCACCCCCAGACGGCAACTCTGGGCTAACATCAGTTGGACCAGCAGTCAGCACACCAG AACCTCCCAGGTGCCGGGCGATCTGGACTGGGCCTGCTCTGAGAGGTGGCGCCAGGGCTGTGGACGGACGGCAGGTACTGGAGCCGGGAGACGACCAGGCTCGCCCTCCCCCGACACTGCACCTCTACCTCCCCTGCCCCAACGAGCCTGAGGGCGGACATGAGCGGCCTGCTGAGGGGGGGCAACTCACGGAGGAGAG GTGTCCGCAGGGTGAAGCCGAAACAAACGGTGTAGCAGACATCGCTGCCAGGCAGCCACAACATGAGAGAAACGAAAAATCCAACGCGGATAACACAGCAACCAAGACACAGGGGAACATTTCCACCGAGACAGAGACTCATGTCAACTCAGGGAACACACCTCAGGAGGACAATATTATGACTGCAACAACAAATGATCCAGGAAATCTTGATCATGAAGAGGGCAAAGTCAGCAACCAACTACAGAAGATACGGCATGTGGAGGACGACACCACCTGTGACGTGGCAGATGGAAACCAAACACAAGAACCGGAGGATGAATGTCACCAGCGTTCACACACCCATCCGCTGGGAGGCTTTGGCAGCCCTGAAATGCAAAGAAGCACAGATGACAGTGAACAGAAGCCAACAGATGTCCTAGCAGAGCATACACCAGAGGCCAGTTTTGATGAGGATGAGCAAACAGGCAATGCGGATAACCAGAAACGAGGAGAAGGACATGAGGATGACAGAACGCCAGACGTCCACAGGTCAAAAGAGGATGAGCAGTCACAAGCACCCTTAGAAGAAGAGTTGATGACCAATGAAAAATATGATGGTGAAAGCATGCTCAATGAGGAGAACAGACAGTGGGAAGAAAGTGATGGACTCAGAGGAGACattgctgagaaacaaaataTCTCTTCCTTCGCAAATAAACTTAGGTATGTGTGGGGGCACAAgcaaagaatgagagagaggggcaaaACCACAGCGGCGAGATCCAGGGGCTTTTACACAAGGCACCACCTCCACCCtggtcaaaaacacacactccaggGGGATAATGAACGTACCCAACTCCCCACTTCCTCTCTGGTGTACCCCCAAACAGTGAGTAACACGCGCACATCAAAGTGCATCATGCCTTCATTCTACGCCACTTGGTCCGGCTATCGGGTGAGAGCCTGTGGAGTCAAACAAGCAGTCTGGCCTACAGCGCAGCCTCCTAGAGTCACCAGTAACGTTCCACCGTGGACCGCCAGAGATGCACCTTGGGGTACAACAAGCACTACAGCTTCTACATCTAGATTCCAGTGTTCACGGAGGGAAGGGATTCCAGCCGAACCCCCGCTGAGTGTGAGGGGCGCTGGGGTGGATGTAGTTGTTCCCAAAACAAAAACCACTAAGACATTAGTGTGGGGGCCGCTGGGGCCGCGGGAGATCAAGAGTGTGTGGGTCCTGCAAGCTCACAACAGCAGGTGGAGGAACTCAAACTGA
- the LOC121715970 gene encoding actin-related protein 2/3 complex subunit 5-like protein, whose protein sequence is MAQNTLSSRFRGVDIDEYDENKFVDDQEEAAEQQGPDAAEVDNLIRQGDMMAAFHMALKNPPINSRNAAVKEKAQAVVLKVLTSFKSSEIEPAVKSLDRNGVDLLMKYIYRGFEKPSDNSSAVLLQWHEKAFAVGGVGCIMRVLTARKTV, encoded by the exons ATGGCCCAAAACACGCTATCGTCCCGATTTAGGGGAGTCGACATAGACGAATATGACGAGAATAAATTTGTGGATGACCAAGAGGAGGCTGCTGAACAACAAGGACCCGATGCCGCCGAAGTGGACAACCTCATCAGGCA AGGCGACATGATGGCAGCCTTTCACATGGCACTCAAGAACCCACCAATCAACTCAAGGAATGCAGCAGTCAAG gaGAAGGCCCAGGCAGTGGTGTTGAAAGTGCTGACCTCGTTCAAGAGCAGTGAGATCGAGCCGGCTGTGAAATCTCTGGATAGGAACGGCGTTGACCTGCTGATGAAGTACATCTACAGGGGCTTTGAAAAGCCTTCAGACAACAGCAGTGCTGTCTTACTGCAGTGGCACGAGAAG gcaTTTGCTGTAGGAGGCGTAGGCTGCATCATGCGTGTTCTTACTGCCAGAAAGACAGTCTGA